A section of the Polynucleobacter sp. AP-Sving-400A-A2 genome encodes:
- a CDS encoding tetratricopeptide repeat protein, with amino-acid sequence MPLDLEEQEQLDQLKAFWQKYRNLITGVITAALFAYAGYNGYHWWQTNQAAAASQLYETMVTAINKGDKDQTLRAADDLQKQFSGTPYAAMSSLVAAKIASDAGDSAKAMDYLRWAAKNASDQGYLALAKLRLTAQLIEFGTEKDFVEADAILKEKPISGFEALWLERRGDWYLAQKNTADARKSYEAAWKQLNDAKEFPEEARRLLKVKLDAVGGVAQ; translated from the coding sequence ATGCCCTTAGACCTAGAAGAACAAGAACAATTAGATCAACTTAAAGCATTTTGGCAAAAATATCGCAACCTAATCACTGGTGTGATTACGGCTGCTTTATTTGCCTACGCGGGGTATAACGGATATCACTGGTGGCAAACTAACCAAGCTGCAGCCGCATCCCAGTTATACGAGACCATGGTCACTGCCATCAACAAGGGCGATAAAGATCAAACTTTACGCGCTGCTGATGATTTGCAAAAACAGTTTTCTGGTACGCCCTATGCTGCAATGTCCAGCTTAGTAGCTGCCAAGATTGCCTCTGATGCGGGTGACTCTGCAAAGGCGATGGATTATTTGCGCTGGGCTGCGAAGAATGCATCTGACCAGGGATATTTAGCATTAGCTAAATTACGCCTCACTGCCCAGTTAATTGAGTTTGGTACAGAAAAAGATTTTGTAGAAGCCGATGCGATCCTGAAAGAAAAACCTATCTCCGGTTTTGAGGCCTTGTGGTTAGAGCGTCGCGGCGATTGGTATTTAGCGCAAAAAAATACGGCCGATGCACGCAAGAGCTATGAAGCTGCCTGGAAGCAATTAAATGATGCAAAAGAATTCCCTGAAGAGGCGCGTCGTCTCTTGAAGGTTAAATTAGATGCCGTCGGAGGAGTAGCTCAGTGA
- the hisS gene encoding histidine--tRNA ligase — MTDQANPTKAQKIQKINGVRGMNDLLPADAAQWTHLEHVLRDLTRAYGYEFLRTPIVEATAVFQRGIGEVTDIVEKEMYSFEDRLNGEQLTLRPEGTAAVVRAVVENNLLYEGPKRLWYTGPMFRHERPQRGRYRQFHQFGIEAMGFAGPDIDAEIILMGQRLWDELGLKGVRLEINSLGQAPERAEHRAALVTYFEKNKEQLDEDSQRRLLTNPLRILDSKNPAMQDLIEGAPKLLDFLGEESLKHFEAVQALLKANNIPCKINPRLVRGLDYYNLTVFEWITGELGAQGTIAGGGRYDPLIERMGGKAAPACGWAMGMERVLELMKVSGSLPEAQAQCDAFVIHQGGETLSAAMIIAERLRNAGIDVILFCSPDGQTASFKSQMKKADSSGAAYAVIIGPDELAKNEAQLKDLRSTGVQKAVDLDSVVEAVIDAIVGATE, encoded by the coding sequence ATGACAGACCAGGCAAATCCAACTAAAGCGCAAAAGATTCAGAAAATTAATGGCGTACGCGGCATGAATGATCTCTTGCCAGCGGATGCTGCGCAGTGGACACATTTAGAGCATGTTCTGCGTGATCTCACACGTGCCTACGGTTATGAGTTCTTACGCACTCCGATTGTTGAAGCGACTGCAGTGTTTCAGCGCGGCATTGGTGAAGTAACCGATATTGTTGAAAAAGAGATGTATTCGTTTGAAGATCGCCTGAATGGTGAGCAGCTCACATTGCGTCCAGAAGGTACTGCCGCTGTCGTGCGAGCTGTGGTTGAAAATAATTTACTGTACGAAGGACCAAAGCGTCTTTGGTACACCGGACCGATGTTCCGCCATGAGCGCCCACAACGTGGCCGCTATCGCCAGTTCCATCAATTTGGTATTGAAGCCATGGGCTTTGCTGGCCCAGATATCGATGCAGAAATTATTTTGATGGGTCAACGCTTGTGGGATGAGCTCGGCCTGAAAGGCGTTCGTCTGGAGATTAACTCTTTAGGGCAAGCTCCTGAGCGTGCAGAACATCGTGCTGCTTTAGTTACGTACTTCGAGAAAAACAAAGAGCAGCTCGATGAGGATTCCCAGCGTCGTTTATTAACGAACCCATTGCGTATCTTGGATTCTAAGAATCCAGCAATGCAAGATTTGATTGAAGGCGCACCCAAGTTATTGGATTTCTTAGGCGAAGAATCACTTAAGCATTTTGAGGCCGTGCAAGCTTTACTCAAGGCCAACAACATTCCTTGCAAAATCAATCCCCGTCTAGTGCGTGGATTAGATTATTACAACTTGACTGTGTTCGAGTGGATTACCGGAGAGTTGGGTGCTCAAGGCACGATCGCCGGCGGCGGTCGCTATGACCCTTTGATTGAGCGTATGGGTGGTAAAGCTGCTCCAGCCTGCGGCTGGGCAATGGGTATGGAGCGAGTCTTGGAGCTGATGAAGGTTTCGGGATCTTTGCCAGAAGCGCAGGCTCAATGCGATGCTTTTGTGATTCACCAGGGCGGTGAGACTCTGTCTGCAGCCATGATCATTGCTGAGCGCCTGCGTAATGCGGGTATTGATGTCATCCTGTTTTGCTCTCCCGATGGCCAGACTGCCAGCTTTAAGTCACAAATGAAGAAAGCGGATTCGAGTGGGGCAGCCTATGCTGTCATTATTGGGCCTGATGAATTGGCTAAGAATGAGGCTCAACTCAAAGATTTGCGTAGCACCGGTGTACAGAAGGCAGTAGATCTCGACAGCGTTGTAGAAGCAGTAATTGATGCCATAGTTGGCGCCACCGAATAG
- the ispG gene encoding flavodoxin-dependent (E)-4-hydroxy-3-methylbut-2-enyl-diphosphate synthase — MSDTSSNPPKLLLGPSPKRETRQATVAWKTNIITIGGNAPVRVQSMTNTDTADAVGTAIQVKELARAGSEMVRITVDTPAAAAAVPYIREQLDKMDVLVPLIGDFHYNGHTLLKDYPECAKALSKYRINPGNVGKGAKRDPQFAQMIEAACTYDKPIRIGVNWGSLDQDLLASIMDANAALPVPKTAQEVMIEALIQSALQSAEKAVEFGMNPNQIILSCKVSNVQDLVAVYRDLANRSDYPLHLGLTEAGMGSKGIVSSTAALGILLQEGIGDTIRVSLTPDPGAPRENEIIVAQEILQTMGLRNFTPMVIACPGCGRTTSTTFQELAADIQSYLRQQMPVWKKTHPGVEAMNVAVMGCIVNGPGESKHANIGISLPGTGETPAAPVFVDGVKVKTLRGENIAQEFQVIVDEYVKQNYAPK; from the coding sequence ATGAGTGATACATCTAGCAATCCTCCAAAGCTACTATTAGGCCCATCGCCAAAACGGGAAACACGTCAGGCAACGGTTGCCTGGAAAACCAACATCATTACGATTGGTGGCAATGCACCAGTGCGCGTGCAATCGATGACCAATACCGACACTGCTGATGCAGTCGGTACTGCTATTCAGGTCAAGGAATTGGCCCGAGCTGGTTCAGAGATGGTGCGCATTACTGTGGATACGCCAGCTGCGGCTGCAGCAGTTCCTTATATTCGTGAGCAGTTAGACAAGATGGATGTCTTGGTGCCATTGATTGGCGACTTTCACTACAACGGTCATACCTTATTAAAAGACTACCCCGAGTGTGCTAAGGCTTTATCGAAGTATCGAATCAATCCCGGCAACGTAGGTAAGGGCGCTAAGCGTGATCCGCAATTTGCGCAAATGATTGAAGCAGCCTGTACATACGACAAGCCGATTCGGATTGGCGTGAACTGGGGTAGCTTAGATCAAGACTTGCTAGCCAGCATCATGGATGCCAATGCAGCACTGCCAGTTCCCAAAACTGCGCAAGAGGTCATGATTGAGGCTTTGATTCAGTCAGCTTTGCAGTCCGCTGAAAAAGCGGTGGAGTTTGGTATGAACCCAAACCAAATTATTTTGTCTTGCAAAGTTAGTAATGTTCAAGATTTGGTGGCGGTGTACCGTGATCTCGCCAATCGCTCAGATTACCCATTGCATTTAGGATTAACCGAGGCAGGCATGGGAAGCAAAGGAATTGTTTCTTCTACTGCTGCATTGGGTATCTTGTTGCAAGAGGGCATTGGCGACACCATTCGTGTTTCCTTAACGCCTGATCCTGGTGCACCACGAGAGAATGAAATCATTGTGGCTCAAGAGATTTTGCAAACCATGGGATTGCGTAATTTCACACCCATGGTGATTGCTTGTCCGGGTTGTGGCAGAACAACGAGTACTACTTTTCAAGAGCTAGCTGCTGATATTCAATCGTATCTGCGTCAGCAAATGCCGGTGTGGAAAAAAACCCATCCAGGTGTTGAGGCGATGAATGTTGCTGTGATGGGTTGTATTGTCAATGGCCCAGGTGAGAGTAAGCACGCCAATATTGGCATCTCATTGCCAGGTACAGGCGAGACCCCTGCTGCACCGGTATTTGTGGACGGCGTCAAAGTCAAAACTTTGCGTGGCGAGAATATTGCTCAAGAGTTTCAGGTCATTGTCGATGAGTACGTCAAACAGAATTACGCGCCGAAGTAA
- the rlmN gene encoding 23S rRNA (adenine(2503)-C(2))-methyltransferase RlmN → MAAYVAGLNEKPFRAKQLMQWIHQRGVSNINDMSDLAKSFRATLFDKAEVLSLPIIKDEHAADGTRKWLLDVGAGNAVESVFIPEDDRGTLCISSQAGCAVNCRFCSTGHQGFSRNLTAGEIIGQLWFAEHLLRTDPNAVRRIEKYPTPGWEHTGRVISNVVLMGMGEPLLNYDNVVTALRLMLDDRAYGLSRRRVTLSTSGVVPMMDRLAQDCPVALAVSLHAPNDKLRDQLVPLNQKYPLRELLAACERYLPFAPRDFLTFEYCMLDGVNDSDIQAKELVRLLANIKCKINLIPFNPFPESGLKRSSAQRIHAFASILLDAGMVATVRKTRGDDIAAACGQLAGDVVDRTNVRERAVHDKRINLGQDDETDSLDDEEEEQEYQAEHPVQWLKKLDD, encoded by the coding sequence ATGGCAGCGTATGTCGCGGGGTTAAATGAAAAACCCTTTCGGGCGAAGCAACTCATGCAGTGGATTCACCAACGCGGTGTATCTAACATCAACGACATGAGTGATTTAGCAAAAAGCTTTAGAGCAACATTATTCGATAAGGCGGAAGTTCTTTCACTTCCAATCATTAAAGACGAGCATGCAGCCGATGGCACCCGTAAGTGGTTGCTCGATGTTGGCGCTGGAAATGCTGTCGAGTCCGTATTCATTCCTGAAGATGATCGCGGCACCCTGTGCATTTCATCTCAGGCTGGTTGTGCAGTCAACTGCCGTTTTTGCTCAACTGGGCATCAAGGCTTCTCGCGTAACCTCACCGCCGGTGAAATCATTGGCCAACTCTGGTTTGCAGAACATTTGCTCCGCACTGATCCGAATGCGGTTCGCCGTATTGAAAAATATCCTACTCCAGGTTGGGAGCACACAGGTCGCGTGATCTCCAATGTGGTGTTAATGGGTATGGGTGAACCGCTACTCAACTATGACAACGTGGTAACGGCTTTACGTTTGATGCTTGATGACAGAGCCTATGGTTTATCACGCCGTCGTGTGACTCTCTCTACCTCTGGTGTGGTGCCAATGATGGATCGCTTGGCACAAGATTGCCCAGTCGCCTTGGCGGTGTCATTGCATGCACCAAACGACAAGCTACGCGATCAACTCGTCCCACTCAACCAAAAATATCCCTTAAGAGAATTACTTGCTGCGTGCGAACGGTATTTACCATTTGCCCCAAGAGATTTCTTAACCTTTGAATATTGCATGCTCGATGGCGTAAATGACTCTGACATTCAGGCTAAAGAACTGGTGCGTTTATTGGCAAACATTAAGTGCAAAATTAATTTGATTCCGTTTAATCCATTCCCAGAGTCTGGATTAAAGCGCTCATCAGCGCAGCGCATTCATGCCTTCGCCAGCATTTTGTTAGACGCGGGTATGGTGGCTACGGTTCGTAAAACCCGTGGCGATGACATTGCTGCAGCTTGTGGTCAATTAGCGGGTGATGTGGTTGACCGCACTAATGTGCGTGAGCGTGCAGTGCATGATAAGCGGATTAATTTGGGTCAAGATGATGAAACTGACAGTCTTGATGATGAAGAAGAAGAGCAAGAGTACCAAGCTGAGCACCCAGTGCAGTGGCTTAAAAAATTAGACGACTAA
- the ndk gene encoding nucleoside-diphosphate kinase, translating to MAIERTLSIIKPDAVAKNVIGKIYERFESAGLKIIASRMAHLSQAEAEQFYGVHAARPFFKDLVSFMISGPVMIQVLEGEGAIAKNRDLMGATDPKKADKGTIRADFADSIDANAVHGSDAPETAAVEVAFFFAGMNVFNR from the coding sequence ATGGCTATTGAACGCACCCTATCTATCATCAAACCTGACGCTGTAGCAAAAAACGTGATCGGTAAGATCTATGAACGTTTCGAGTCTGCTGGTTTGAAGATTATTGCGTCCAGAATGGCGCATTTGTCACAAGCTGAGGCTGAGCAGTTCTACGGTGTTCATGCAGCACGTCCTTTCTTTAAAGATTTGGTGAGCTTCATGATCTCTGGTCCTGTCATGATTCAGGTATTGGAAGGCGAAGGCGCAATTGCTAAAAACCGCGACTTGATGGGCGCTACCGATCCTAAGAAGGCAGACAAAGGCACTATCCGTGCTGACTTCGCTGACAGCATCGATGCAAACGCGGTTCATGGCTCTGATGCTCCTGAAACTGCTGCTGTCGAAGTGGCATTCTTCTTCGCTGGCATGAACGTTTTCAATCGTTAA
- a CDS encoding Bax inhibitor-1 family protein produces MSDLNSYGFGQTGSISTPQVRNRVLRNTYALLALSMVPTVIGAWLGVAFGLNFMAGSPFLGFIVFMAIAFGFFWAIEKNKDTGAGVLLLLGFTFFMGIMMSGLVGYTLNSYSNGATLIMLAFGGTAAIFAVMASIATVSKSDFSGMGKWLMVGVLLLIVASLANIWLQLPALMLTVMILAIAIFSAFILVDVQRIINGGETNYVMATLAIYLDVYNVFTNLLALLGIVGGNKD; encoded by the coding sequence ATGAGCGATCTTAACTCTTACGGCTTTGGGCAAACTGGCTCGATTAGCACCCCTCAAGTACGCAACCGCGTACTGCGCAACACTTACGCCCTTTTGGCGCTCTCGATGGTTCCTACCGTCATTGGCGCATGGCTCGGCGTTGCTTTTGGCCTCAACTTCATGGCGGGTAGTCCTTTCCTAGGCTTCATCGTCTTTATGGCAATCGCTTTTGGCTTCTTTTGGGCGATTGAGAAAAACAAAGACACTGGGGCAGGCGTTCTGCTGCTTTTAGGTTTCACCTTCTTTATGGGCATCATGATGTCCGGCTTAGTTGGTTACACCCTCAATAGCTACAGTAACGGCGCTACCTTGATCATGCTGGCCTTTGGCGGAACAGCTGCAATTTTTGCTGTTATGGCATCCATTGCTACTGTGAGCAAGAGCGACTTCTCAGGCATGGGTAAATGGTTGATGGTAGGAGTACTACTCTTGATTGTGGCTTCATTGGCCAATATCTGGTTGCAACTACCTGCTTTGATGCTGACCGTGATGATTCTCGCAATTGCGATCTTCTCAGCTTTCATCTTGGTTGACGTACAGCGCATCATCAACGGTGGTGAGACCAACTACGTGATGGCTACTTTAGCTATCTACCTAGATGTCTATAACGTATTCACCAACTTGCTCGCACTCTTGGGCATTGTGGGTGGCAATAAAGACTAA
- the rlmD gene encoding 23S rRNA (uracil(1939)-C(5))-methyltransferase RlmD codes for MRRGEKPVHIVVTEPVRVDSLDLDAQGIARLAPNEEEAAQGQSGKVIFIQGALPTELVTYVITRDKARFSKAKVLDILKPAVFRAEPKCKAFGVCGGCTMQHLDIRAQVAIKQRVLEDDLKHIAKVAPEEILRPMGGPAWEYRHRARLSAVNRSIKKGTVLIGFHEGKSSYVTDMTACEILPKHVSGLLPEMRKLVMGLSIVDRMPQIEIAVGEPEDPNSDDPKKSKPVIALVFRNLLPLTPADEQLFRDFADKHQVWVWLQPKGIETVAPYYPLTGKLCYRLPEFEIEMPFKPADFTQVNHMMNRALVSRAIRLLDVQASDRVLDLFCGIGNFTLPLARRANTVLGIEGLESLTTRAKANAEHNQLTDKASFLQSNLFEVTTETIASWGKAERWLMDPPREGAMEICQALAQLHKGGSDLPPQRIVYVSCNPKTLARDTEILCHQAGYILKSAGIVNMFPHTSHVESMAVFERP; via the coding sequence ATGCGTAGAGGAGAAAAGCCAGTCCATATTGTGGTGACTGAGCCAGTACGAGTTGACTCCCTTGATCTAGATGCGCAAGGCATTGCGCGCCTGGCACCCAATGAGGAGGAGGCTGCTCAAGGTCAAAGCGGTAAAGTCATTTTTATTCAAGGTGCGCTACCAACTGAACTAGTCACTTACGTCATTACGCGTGACAAAGCCCGCTTCAGTAAAGCCAAAGTTCTCGACATTCTTAAGCCTGCCGTATTTAGGGCAGAGCCTAAGTGCAAAGCGTTTGGAGTTTGCGGTGGCTGCACTATGCAGCACTTAGATATTCGAGCTCAGGTAGCCATAAAGCAGCGTGTACTGGAAGATGACTTAAAACATATCGCCAAAGTAGCTCCCGAAGAAATTCTTCGTCCGATGGGTGGCCCTGCTTGGGAATATCGTCATCGTGCACGCCTGAGCGCCGTCAATCGCTCGATTAAAAAAGGTACTGTGCTGATTGGATTTCATGAGGGCAAGAGTAGCTATGTCACCGATATGACTGCGTGCGAGATTTTGCCCAAGCATGTTTCTGGTTTGTTGCCAGAGATGCGTAAATTAGTGATGGGACTATCGATTGTGGATCGCATGCCCCAAATTGAAATCGCTGTAGGTGAGCCCGAAGATCCGAATTCAGATGATCCTAAAAAATCAAAACCCGTTATCGCATTAGTATTTAGAAACCTCCTGCCACTAACGCCAGCAGATGAACAGTTATTCAGAGACTTTGCAGATAAGCATCAGGTCTGGGTTTGGTTGCAGCCTAAGGGTATTGAAACCGTTGCACCTTACTATCCATTGACAGGCAAGCTTTGCTACCGCTTACCTGAATTTGAAATCGAGATGCCCTTTAAGCCAGCCGATTTCACGCAAGTTAATCACATGATGAATCGCGCCTTGGTCAGTAGGGCGATTCGTCTCTTAGATGTTCAGGCAAGTGATCGTGTACTTGACTTATTCTGCGGCATTGGCAATTTCACCTTACCGCTTGCAAGACGGGCAAACACAGTTCTAGGCATTGAAGGTCTAGAAAGTTTGACTACGAGAGCTAAGGCCAATGCGGAGCACAATCAGCTCACAGATAAAGCGAGCTTTCTGCAAAGTAATCTGTTTGAAGTGACAACAGAAACAATTGCTTCATGGGGTAAGGCTGAGCGCTGGCTCATGGATCCTCCGCGCGAGGGCGCCATGGAGATCTGTCAAGCATTAGCCCAATTACATAAGGGGGGCAGTGACCTGCCACCGCAACGTATTGTCTATGTCTCCTGCAATCCCAAAACCCTAGCTAGAGATACAGAGATTTTGTGTCATCAAGCAGGCTATATTCTTAAGAGTGCGGGTATCGTTAATATGTTCCCCCATACCTCTCATGTGGAATCCATGGCGGTATTTGAAAGACCCTGA
- a CDS encoding 3'-5' exonuclease encodes MATVLVFDIETIPDVAGLRRLNDYPETLTDSELATKAMAERAEKTGSEFLPLYLQRICAISCVIRRTSKDGSPQIKVGTLGTPQDDEKVLIQTFFELVEKYTPQLVSWNGSGFDLPVLHYRALVNHVQAPRYWEMGESQENDSREFKWNNYISRYHMRHLDLMDLLAKFNGRANAPLDGLAKLCGFPGKMGMDGSQVWPAYQEGRIDEIRRYCETDVVNTYLMYCRFQLMRGGFSLAEYKEEIAFVKAYLEKESKEPQGEQWQEYLLGFTSDA; translated from the coding sequence ATGGCAACCGTTCTCGTCTTCGATATTGAAACTATTCCCGATGTTGCGGGCCTGCGTCGCCTCAATGACTATCCTGAAACGCTGACAGATAGTGAGCTTGCTACTAAGGCGATGGCCGAGCGTGCCGAGAAAACCGGTAGCGAATTTCTCCCGCTGTATTTACAGCGTATCTGTGCTATTTCGTGCGTTATTCGTAGAACCAGTAAGGATGGCTCACCGCAAATTAAGGTCGGTACTCTGGGCACCCCGCAAGATGATGAGAAGGTATTGATTCAGACTTTCTTCGAGCTTGTAGAAAAGTACACCCCTCAGTTAGTTTCATGGAATGGCAGTGGCTTTGATCTGCCAGTGCTGCACTACCGCGCTTTAGTAAACCATGTTCAAGCACCGCGTTACTGGGAGATGGGTGAGAGCCAAGAAAACGATAGCCGAGAATTTAAGTGGAACAACTACATCAGTCGTTATCACATGCGCCATTTAGATCTAATGGATCTCTTGGCTAAATTTAATGGTCGCGCTAATGCACCCTTAGATGGTCTAGCAAAACTCTGCGGCTTCCCAGGCAAGATGGGAATGGATGGCAGCCAAGTATGGCCCGCGTATCAAGAAGGCAGAATTGATGAGATTCGTCGCTATTGCGAAACCGATGTGGTCAATACTTATTTAATGTATTGCCGCTTTCAGTTAATGCGTGGTGGTTTTTCATTAGCAGAATACAAAGAAGAAATTGCTTTCGTTAAGGCGTATTTAGAGAAAGAATCTAAAGAGCCACAGGGTGAACAGTGGCAAGAATATCTCTTAGGCTTTACTTCGGATGCGTAG
- a CDS encoding peptidoglycan DD-metalloendopeptidase family protein yields MNTLPKYFLLLLAMTSVLLNVGCSTTPRAKPATVVDRSGGISSSATSEATPPGYYRVKRGDTLARIALDNGQSPRDIAQWNNLSNPNLIEVDDLILVRPPASSKMTVKPISKTAGDTPKTDAPKVDASKETPKEIVAEPGIRLSWPAKGKVTDDFSEKTKGIDIAGKLGDPITAASEGKVVYAGNSLRGYGNLVIIKHDNTYLTAYAHNRTLLVKEGDAVKKGQRIAEMGDTDATSVKLHFELRVNGKPVNPTPYIQ; encoded by the coding sequence ATGAATACTTTACCTAAATACTTCCTATTGCTCCTGGCAATGACTTCTGTGCTGCTTAATGTGGGTTGCTCAACAACGCCCAGAGCAAAACCCGCAACGGTAGTAGATCGAAGTGGTGGTATCAGTAGCAGTGCAACTAGTGAGGCTACGCCGCCAGGCTACTATCGCGTTAAGCGCGGTGATACCTTAGCCCGCATTGCTCTAGATAATGGGCAATCCCCGCGGGACATAGCGCAGTGGAATAATTTATCGAACCCAAACTTAATTGAAGTAGATGATCTCATTTTAGTAAGGCCTCCAGCCAGCAGCAAAATGACTGTGAAGCCTATTTCGAAAACGGCTGGCGATACCCCCAAAACCGATGCGCCAAAAGTAGATGCTTCCAAAGAAACCCCTAAAGAAATTGTTGCTGAACCTGGTATTCGTTTATCTTGGCCAGCTAAAGGTAAGGTCACAGATGATTTCAGTGAAAAGACTAAGGGTATTGATATTGCAGGTAAGTTAGGCGATCCTATAACGGCAGCCTCTGAAGGCAAGGTGGTTTACGCTGGTAACAGCTTACGTGGCTATGGCAATCTCGTCATCATCAAACATGACAATACTTATCTCACGGCCTATGCCCACAACCGCACACTCTTAGTTAAAGAGGGTGATGCTGTTAAGAAGGGGCAGAGAATTGCTGAGATGGGCGATACCGATGCAACTTCGGTGAAGCTCCATTTTGAATTACGTGTGAATGGCAAGCCGGTAAATCCAACGCCGTACATACAGTAA
- the surE gene encoding 5'/3'-nucleotidase SurE, whose protein sequence is MSENTKQPHILISNDDGYLAPGLLALVNAIRPLGRVTVIAPEQNHSGASNSLTLSRPLSIHRVAGGERDGFLFINGTPTDCVHIAMTGFLDEKPDLVVSGINQGENMGEDTLYSGTVAAAVEGVMFGVPGIAFSQIDKGWNRIEDAAKVAHDIVAQTLASNLTHTDGAATLLNVNIPNRPYTDLNRWRVTRLGNRHHSQPVVVQKSPRGDDIYWIGAAGHAKDSSEGTDFHAIDDGCISITPMQLDLTHHARLAAMRANGWTRG, encoded by the coding sequence ATGAGTGAAAACACAAAACAGCCACATATTCTGATTTCGAATGATGATGGCTATCTTGCCCCTGGCCTTTTAGCTTTGGTCAATGCCATTCGCCCATTAGGTCGAGTTACAGTAATTGCTCCTGAGCAAAATCACAGTGGTGCATCGAACTCGTTAACACTCTCACGACCACTCTCAATTCATCGGGTGGCAGGTGGTGAGCGTGATGGCTTCCTATTTATTAATGGCACGCCGACCGATTGCGTGCATATCGCCATGACGGGTTTCTTGGATGAGAAGCCAGACTTAGTAGTTTCAGGCATCAATCAGGGTGAGAACATGGGTGAAGATACCCTGTACTCGGGCACTGTAGCTGCTGCAGTTGAAGGTGTGATGTTTGGTGTTCCAGGAATTGCCTTCTCACAAATCGATAAGGGCTGGAATCGGATTGAAGATGCCGCAAAAGTAGCGCACGATATCGTCGCGCAAACCTTGGCATCTAATTTGACCCATACTGATGGCGCTGCTACTTTGCTCAACGTCAATATTCCGAATCGACCCTATACCGACCTGAATCGCTGGCGTGTGACGCGCTTAGGTAATCGCCATCACTCGCAACCGGTAGTGGTGCAAAAAAGTCCACGTGGTGATGATATTTATTGGATTGGTGCGGCAGGGCATGCCAAAGACAGTTCCGAAGGTACAGACTTTCATGCAATTGATGATGGGTGCATCTCAATCACGCCCATGCAATTAGATCTAACGCATCATGCGCGCTTGGCTGCCATGCGGGCTAATGGCTGGACACGCGGTTGA